The Thiosulfativibrio zosterae genome has a window encoding:
- a CDS encoding cytochrome c1, with amino-acid sequence MKKMFQVFSMLTLIALSSAASAAGGHGLALDKAHNDIRDTESLQRGAVLFANYCLACHSLKYMRYNRIANDLGWSNEEVVAKLTYGMNKPVDIVNSHMQEGVALDVFGTEVPDLSLMARLKGPDYIYTFIRAYHQDEQGNWDNKILVGTAMPNVLEGLKRHQSAEDFDQTTRDITNFLEYVGEPIKVTRYDLGIKVMLFLFVLFILTYLLKREYWRDIKH; translated from the coding sequence TAATCGCCTTAAGTTCTGCAGCTTCAGCTGCAGGCGGGCATGGCTTAGCACTCGATAAAGCGCATAACGATATCCGTGATACAGAGTCTTTGCAGCGTGGTGCGGTTTTATTTGCAAACTATTGTCTAGCCTGTCACTCACTAAAGTACATGCGTTATAACCGTATTGCTAATGATTTGGGCTGGTCTAATGAAGAAGTGGTTGCAAAACTAACTTATGGCATGAATAAGCCGGTTGATATTGTCAATAGCCATATGCAAGAAGGCGTTGCTTTGGATGTATTTGGAACTGAAGTTCCAGATTTATCTTTAATGGCGCGTTTGAAAGGCCCTGACTATATTTACACTTTTATTCGTGCTTATCATCAAGATGAGCAGGGTAATTGGGATAATAAAATCTTGGTTGGAACAGCCATGCCGAATGTCCTTGAAGGTTTGAAAAGACATCAGTCTGCTGAAGACTTTGATCAAACCACGCGTGATATTACCAACTTCTTGGAATATGTTGGAGAACCTATCAAAGTGACGCGTTACGACCTAGGTATTAAGGTGATGTTGTTCTTGTTTGTGTTATTCATCTTAACCTACTTGTTGAAAAGAGAATATTGGCGCGACATTAAACACTAA
- the radA gene encoding DNA repair protein RadA, producing MAKAKVAYVCSECGADYAQWQGQCMACKSWNTLKEFKVSASKSKASSSGVVGYTGAQTQKVLSVSEVDLAEVPRFASGLSELDRVLGGGIVPGSVVLIGGDPGVGKSSILLQVSCLLSQQLNVLYVTGEESLQQVAMRATRMQLPVDKLRLLTETDVERIVEASEVEKPKVMIVDSIQTMQLAEVTSAAGGVSQVRETAAYLTRYAKQNQVMIFLVGHVTKSGEVAGPRVLEHIVDTVIFLEGQSDSRYRTLRAIKNRFGAVNELGVFAMTDKGMRQIKNPSAIFLSRSEEPSSGSVVMVLWEGSRPLLVEIQALVDDAPFGSPRRVMVGLEQNRIAMLLAVLHRHAGVQASDQDVYVNVVGGVKITETSADLAVLCAIVSSLRNRVLPNDLIVFGEVGLSGEIRPVPSGQERLFEAVKHGFKTAIVPQGNVPKGGVAGMTIHGVSNLQQALGYLI from the coding sequence ATGGCAAAAGCAAAAGTGGCCTATGTGTGTTCTGAGTGCGGTGCAGATTATGCCCAATGGCAAGGCCAATGTATGGCGTGCAAATCTTGGAATACGCTCAAGGAATTTAAAGTCAGTGCCTCTAAATCTAAAGCTAGTTCATCTGGCGTAGTGGGTTACACCGGCGCACAAACTCAAAAAGTATTGTCTGTTAGTGAAGTTGATTTGGCTGAAGTGCCCAGGTTTGCCTCTGGGTTGAGTGAACTCGATAGAGTTTTGGGTGGTGGGATAGTGCCTGGCTCAGTCGTGCTTATTGGTGGGGATCCCGGTGTTGGTAAATCATCCATTTTGCTGCAAGTGTCTTGTTTATTAAGTCAGCAACTGAATGTACTTTATGTGACTGGAGAGGAATCATTACAGCAAGTGGCGATGCGCGCAACTCGTATGCAATTACCCGTTGATAAACTGCGACTGTTAACAGAAACTGATGTTGAGCGAATTGTAGAAGCTTCGGAAGTTGAAAAACCAAAGGTGATGATTGTTGACTCGATTCAGACCATGCAATTAGCAGAGGTTACCAGCGCAGCAGGCGGTGTTTCGCAGGTCAGAGAAACGGCTGCTTATTTAACGCGTTATGCCAAGCAAAATCAGGTGATGATTTTTTTGGTTGGGCATGTCACTAAGTCTGGAGAGGTTGCCGGGCCTCGTGTCTTAGAACATATTGTGGATACCGTCATTTTTTTAGAAGGGCAATCGGACAGTCGATACAGAACACTTCGTGCCATCAAGAACCGCTTTGGAGCGGTGAATGAGCTAGGTGTTTTTGCTATGACAGACAAAGGGATGCGTCAAATTAAAAATCCATCGGCCATCTTTTTATCACGCAGCGAAGAGCCTTCTTCAGGTTCTGTGGTCATGGTGCTTTGGGAGGGGTCTCGACCTTTATTGGTAGAAATTCAAGCTTTGGTGGATGACGCACCTTTTGGCTCACCAAGACGCGTGATGGTAGGCTTGGAGCAAAATCGTATTGCGATGCTTCTGGCTGTGTTGCATCGTCATGCCGGCGTACAAGCCAGTGATCAAGATGTTTATGTGAATGTGGTCGGTGGCGTTAAAATTACCGAAACCAGTGCAGACTTAGCGGTGTTATGTGCCATTGTTTCTAGTTTGCGTAATCGAGTTTTGCCTAACGATTTAATTGTGTTTGGCGAAGTGGGTTTATCTGGTGAAATTAGACCTGTTCCCAGTGGTCAAGAGCGATTATTTGAAGCGGTTAAGCATGGCTTTAAAACCGCAATTGTGCCGCAAGGGAATGTGCCCAAGGGCGGTGTTGCAGGAATGACCATACATGGCGTTTCAAATTTACAACAAGCCTTAGGGTATTTGATTTAA
- a CDS encoding hybrid sensor histidine kinase/response regulator, giving the protein MIANKPIKELQAIFADMAIATAIIKRNEDSEWSIVWQNSAATSLWSEYDIDEDFDLKLSLMDAASKTGASSFVCKLVKNIQPFRFIVSAYSDNDFLLQFLPEVAVSEYRGERRRKEDVYQLVIEGSKVGVFDWNIADEFISYSDKVYDLCGLNHSELGNTLEQFLSRVHAEDVEGLKESFETHLEQRWPYDYSFRIKTSVGHYVWVQVTGKAVWNSVTAEPIRFVGMMLNISARKNAEAQVLQREALIEQIIDSLPISIYVKDHNGCFRFFSKQTEQDTGVSREEAIGRTVYEIFPTTLARQQSISDQIAITENRILVSEENIQIAGFSRWLMLGKGPIKVNRNGEDQVWILGFSIDITQRKAVEEMLEQARDAAQKASQAKSEFLSVMSHEIRTPLNSVIGTAGLLIDTPLDAEQAQHVEMIKRSGEHLLHLINDILDFNKLDAGKMELESRPIDLYAQIQTVFAMCNVNARLKGIELNFSFPEHMGHYFLGDEARFRQILLNLIGNAIKFTEKGSVTLKIMTPSTALEAASAQRIRFEVIDTGIGIPADKIGLLFSEFTQVDASTTRKFGGTGLGLSICKKLVEAMDGKIGIISKLGEGSTFWFEVPMEEVGEIEAKKEFADDLPELTRSLNILVAEDNLPNQLLIKALLKKMGHEVVLAGNGLKAIEAIEEREADHDLPMFDLVLMDMQMPEMDGLEATAKIRALESDVSTIPIIALTANVMSGDRDRVIEAGMNDYLTKPIDLVALKRTLKVWGSIRPEI; this is encoded by the coding sequence ATGATTGCCAATAAGCCCATCAAAGAACTGCAAGCAATTTTTGCCGATATGGCCATAGCTACAGCGATTATTAAGAGAAATGAAGACTCTGAGTGGTCAATTGTTTGGCAAAATAGTGCGGCGACATCGCTTTGGAGTGAATACGACATCGATGAAGATTTTGATCTCAAGTTATCTTTAATGGATGCTGCCTCCAAGACAGGCGCTTCCAGTTTTGTGTGCAAGTTAGTCAAAAACATTCAACCGTTTCGATTTATCGTTTCTGCTTACAGTGATAATGATTTCTTATTGCAATTTTTACCAGAAGTCGCCGTGAGCGAATATCGTGGAGAAAGACGCCGCAAAGAAGATGTTTATCAATTGGTTATTGAAGGCTCAAAAGTTGGGGTTTTTGATTGGAATATTGCAGACGAATTTATCAGTTACAGCGATAAGGTCTATGACCTTTGTGGTCTTAATCATTCTGAATTAGGCAATACCTTAGAGCAGTTTCTCAGTAGAGTGCATGCAGAGGATGTTGAAGGTTTAAAAGAATCTTTTGAAACGCATCTTGAGCAAAGATGGCCTTATGATTATTCTTTTAGAATCAAAACTTCTGTCGGCCATTATGTGTGGGTTCAAGTAACCGGTAAAGCCGTTTGGAACTCGGTAACGGCTGAGCCGATTCGATTTGTCGGTATGATGTTGAATATTTCAGCCCGTAAAAATGCCGAAGCACAAGTGCTGCAAAGGGAAGCGCTGATTGAACAAATCATTGATAGCCTGCCCATCAGCATTTATGTTAAAGACCACAATGGTTGCTTTAGATTTTTTAGTAAGCAAACTGAGCAAGATACGGGCGTCAGTCGAGAAGAGGCGATTGGGCGCACGGTTTATGAAATTTTTCCAACGACTTTGGCGCGTCAGCAATCCATCAGTGATCAGATAGCGATTACTGAAAATCGTATTTTGGTTTCAGAGGAAAATATTCAAATAGCCGGTTTCAGTCGCTGGCTTATGTTGGGTAAAGGTCCCATTAAGGTTAATCGCAACGGCGAAGATCAGGTTTGGATTTTAGGCTTTTCAATTGACATTACACAGCGTAAAGCTGTTGAAGAAATGTTAGAGCAGGCGAGAGATGCTGCTCAAAAAGCATCCCAGGCCAAATCTGAGTTTTTATCCGTCATGAGTCACGAAATTCGCACGCCCCTGAACTCAGTGATAGGAACGGCTGGTTTGTTGATTGATACCCCGCTCGATGCAGAACAAGCGCAACACGTTGAAATGATTAAACGCTCTGGTGAACACTTGTTACATTTAATTAACGATATTTTAGATTTCAATAAACTCGATGCCGGCAAAATGGAGCTTGAATCTCGTCCAATTGATTTGTATGCACAAATTCAAACCGTTTTTGCCATGTGTAATGTCAATGCGCGTTTAAAGGGGATTGAATTAAACTTTAGTTTCCCTGAGCATATGGGGCATTATTTCTTGGGTGATGAGGCAAGATTTCGTCAAATACTGTTGAACCTAATCGGCAATGCCATCAAGTTCACCGAAAAGGGTTCGGTGACACTAAAAATAATGACCCCTTCTACGGCCTTAGAGGCCGCAAGCGCCCAAAGAATTCGCTTTGAAGTGATAGATACCGGTATTGGTATACCTGCGGACAAAATTGGACTGTTATTTTCTGAGTTTACTCAGGTTGATGCCAGTACAACTCGTAAGTTTGGGGGTACAGGTTTAGGGTTGTCGATTTGCAAAAAATTGGTTGAGGCCATGGATGGCAAGATTGGCATTATCAGCAAATTAGGCGAAGGCAGTACTTTTTGGTTTGAAGTGCCGATGGAAGAAGTCGGTGAAATTGAGGCCAAGAAAGAATTTGCCGATGACTTACCTGAACTCACCCGTAGCCTGAATATTTTGGTAGCAGAAGATAATTTACCGAACCAATTATTAATTAAAGCGTTATTGAAAAAAATGGGGCATGAGGTCGTTTTGGCCGGTAATGGGCTAAAAGCGATTGAAGCCATTGAAGAGCGCGAGGCTGATCATGATTTACCCATGTTTGATTTGGTTTTAATGGATATGCAAATGCCTGAGATGGATGGTCTTGAAGCGACGGCTAAAATTAGAGCTTTAGAGTCAGATGTCTCCACCATTCCGATTATTGCTTTAACCGCTAATGTAATGTCTGGTGATAGAGATAGAGTGATAGAAGCTGGAATGAATGATTATTTAACCAAGCCAATCGATTTGGTGGCTTTAAAAAGAACTTTAAAAGTTTGGGGTTCGATTCGCCCTGAAATTTAA
- a CDS encoding inositol monophosphatase family protein, producing MNHFNNAQEWQKLKTGIIELAKQEVLSRFNKVSAEIKQDGSLLTEADTQMQIKSQAFLLAHWPKYAFLGEESTSEDQTTALSSEQGCWILDPVDGTSNFASGIAFFSVSLALVVKGQVVAGLIYDPYRDEMFGARLGLGAELNNKTLIAKTAKTALKQCIGIIDFKRLPAKLAQTLAVTPPFASQRSFGSVALDWCWIAAGRGQVYCHGAQNIWDYAAGWLILNEAGGQSAALNGESVLVPTVTKRSAVAATTPELFAEWQNFLKTTELS from the coding sequence ATGAATCACTTTAATAACGCTCAAGAATGGCAAAAACTCAAAACAGGCATCATTGAATTAGCCAAACAGGAAGTGCTGAGCCGTTTTAATAAAGTGTCTGCTGAAATTAAGCAAGATGGTTCATTGCTGACCGAAGCTGATACCCAAATGCAAATTAAAAGCCAAGCCTTCTTATTAGCCCATTGGCCGAAATATGCATTCCTTGGTGAAGAGTCAACCTCAGAAGATCAAACGACTGCGCTTTCATCAGAACAGGGTTGCTGGATTCTTGACCCAGTGGATGGCACCAGTAACTTTGCCAGTGGCATAGCATTTTTCTCAGTTTCTTTAGCGTTGGTTGTTAAAGGACAAGTGGTTGCAGGCTTAATTTACGATCCTTATCGCGATGAAATGTTTGGCGCACGCTTAGGCTTAGGCGCAGAACTCAACAACAAAACGCTCATTGCCAAAACAGCTAAAACAGCCCTTAAGCAGTGTATTGGAATTATTGATTTCAAAAGGCTACCCGCAAAATTAGCACAAACCCTGGCTGTCACGCCACCATTTGCCTCTCAAAGAAGTTTTGGCTCGGTTGCATTAGATTGGTGTTGGATTGCGGCAGGTCGCGGACAAGTCTATTGTCATGGTGCACAAAATATTTGGGATTATGCCGCAGGATGGCTCATTTTAAATGAAGCAGGTGGTCAAAGCGCTGCGCTGAATGGCGAGTCCGTTTTAGTACCAACCGTCACTAAGCGCTCTGCTGTTGCGGCAACCACCCCAGAACTTTTTGCCGAATGGCAGAATTTTCTGAAGACAACAGAGCTATCTTAA
- a CDS encoding CNNM domain-containing protein, with protein MMALNKYRLKHRVNEGCPKAIRVQKLLESPDRLLGVILLGNNFVNIFASSIATIIAMRLMGEAGIAIAAGLLTMVVLVFSEVAPKTLAALYPEKIAYPAAYALTPLLKILSPLVAMINFFSNNLLSLLGVRVKENAVDHHSLTQEELQTLIDEATGQLPQQYRSMLTSILRLESVTVEDVMMPKQDIYGVDVDQPLKKIIKDIQKSPYTRIPIYRGSIDDDFIGILNLRRALPVLLKEDATLKDIIKVTRPGYFVPETTTLNIQLAKFNQNKRRMAMIVDEYGDIQGLLTMEDLLEEIVGKLTTDSRVDPEEETTLFNEDGSITFDAGEFIRDINKEYNFQLPIDGPKTLNGLIQEQLESLPEVGTCLLLKDTYVLEVVERSANAIEKVKLTIREDQSEATFKKEETHESL; from the coding sequence ATGATGGCCCTTAATAAATACCGTTTAAAGCATCGCGTTAACGAAGGTTGCCCCAAAGCCATTCGAGTTCAAAAGCTTCTAGAGTCGCCCGATCGTTTGCTGGGTGTGATTTTGCTTGGCAATAACTTTGTTAATATCTTCGCCTCGTCGATCGCAACCATTATTGCCATGCGCTTGATGGGCGAAGCCGGTATTGCCATTGCCGCAGGTTTACTCACCATGGTGGTATTGGTATTTTCAGAAGTTGCGCCAAAAACTTTAGCGGCGCTCTATCCAGAAAAAATCGCCTACCCAGCCGCTTACGCGCTAACGCCACTGCTTAAAATATTGTCGCCTTTAGTGGCCATGATTAACTTCTTTTCAAATAACTTACTCAGCTTATTAGGCGTTCGAGTTAAAGAAAATGCCGTTGATCACCACAGCCTAACACAAGAAGAACTGCAAACGCTGATTGATGAAGCAACCGGACAATTGCCGCAACAATATCGCAGTATGCTGACCAGTATTTTGCGTTTAGAATCGGTCACCGTTGAAGATGTCATGATGCCCAAACAAGATATTTATGGCGTTGATGTTGACCAACCCCTGAAAAAAATCATTAAAGACATCCAAAAATCGCCCTACACTCGCATTCCAATTTATCGCGGCAGTATTGATGATGACTTTATTGGCATTTTAAATCTTAGACGCGCTTTGCCGGTTCTTTTAAAAGAAGATGCAACCCTCAAAGACATTATAAAAGTGACCAGGCCTGGTTATTTTGTGCCAGAAACCACCACTTTAAATATCCAATTGGCGAAGTTTAATCAAAATAAACGCCGCATGGCGATGATTGTTGATGAATATGGTGACATCCAAGGCTTGCTCACCATGGAAGACTTACTGGAAGAAATCGTCGGTAAATTAACGACCGACTCTCGAGTAGATCCAGAAGAAGAAACCACGCTCTTTAATGAAGATGGCTCTATCACCTTTGATGCAGGCGAATTTATTCGTGACATCAACAAAGAATATAATTTTCAACTACCGATTGATGGACCCAAGACTTTAAACGGTCTAATCCAAGAACAACTTGAGTCGTTACCGGAAGTAGGAACCTGCTTATTATTGAAAGACACCTATGTGCTTGAAGTGGTTGAGCGTTCTGCAAATGCCATCGAAAAGGTCAAACTCACTATTCGAGAAGACCAAAGTGAAGCGACTTTTAAAAAGGAAGAAACACATGAATCACTTTAA
- a CDS encoding cytochrome C assembly family protein, giving the protein MIISNLSAVVASIGYLYASHMLWQKIKGKTVEFARAKLLKTVLLASGLHLISFMPLLFNGISLQFSLTISISLIAWISASALLLTNINKHTEMLGIFIFPIAALTTLLPFAQPEVQSIELTLGVHILLSIMAYSIMGLAAAQAILYSIQEKRFRQKRLTSLFKALPPLQIMEKTLVQLVLMGFIALSFALVTGGFFIEDMFAQHLIHKTFFAILSWIVYAIFLWGHFKRGWRGQKAARYTLWAYILLLLSYLGTQLILMLMNA; this is encoded by the coding sequence ATGATTATTAGCAATCTCAGCGCAGTTGTTGCCAGCATTGGTTACCTTTATGCCAGCCATATGCTTTGGCAAAAAATCAAAGGTAAAACCGTTGAATTTGCTCGTGCAAAATTGCTAAAAACTGTTTTATTGGCCAGCGGCTTGCATTTAATTTCTTTTATGCCGCTGTTATTCAACGGTATTAGCTTACAATTTTCACTAACCATTTCTATTTCACTGATTGCTTGGATTTCTGCTTCGGCGCTACTGCTAACCAACATTAATAAACATACCGAAATGTTGGGCATCTTCATATTTCCCATTGCGGCGCTCACAACCTTACTGCCATTTGCGCAACCTGAAGTTCAATCCATTGAATTAACGCTGGGTGTGCACATATTATTGTCAATTATGGCTTATAGCATTATGGGATTGGCCGCCGCTCAGGCAATTCTCTATTCCATTCAAGAAAAAAGATTTCGTCAAAAGCGCTTAACCTCTTTGTTTAAAGCCTTGCCGCCTCTACAAATTATGGAAAAAACCCTTGTACAACTGGTGTTAATGGGATTTATTGCGCTCAGCTTTGCTTTGGTTACTGGCGGTTTTTTTATTGAAGATATGTTTGCGCAACATTTAATTCATAAAACGTTTTTTGCCATCTTATCCTGGATTGTCTATGCCATCTTTTTATGGGGACATTTCAAACGCGGCTGGCGCGGTCAAAAGGCTGCTCGCTATACACTTTGGGCCTATATTCTGTTATTGCTCAGCTACTTAGGAACGCAATTAATTCTAATGTTAATGAATGCATAA